A single region of the Massilia sp. erpn genome encodes:
- the fliN gene encoding flagellar motor switch protein FliN — MSDNQDDQSMEDDWGAAIAEQAKAEAEALQSQAATAAVFKDFSKTAAKSETHNDIDFILDIPVQLTVELGRTKIAIKNLLQLAQGSVVELDGLAGEPMDVLVNGCLIAQGEVVVVNDKFGIRLTDIITPSERIRKLNK, encoded by the coding sequence ATGTCGGACAATCAAGACGATCAAAGCATGGAAGACGATTGGGGCGCGGCCATTGCCGAGCAGGCCAAGGCGGAAGCCGAGGCCCTGCAAAGCCAGGCCGCCACGGCCGCCGTCTTCAAGGACTTTTCGAAAACCGCCGCGAAATCGGAAACCCATAACGATATCGACTTCATCCTCGATATTCCGGTCCAGCTGACGGTGGAACTGGGCCGCACCAAGATCGCCATCAAGAACCTGCTGCAACTGGCCCAGGGCTCGGTGGTGGAACTGGATGGCCTGGCCGGCGAGCCGATGGACGTGCTGGTCAACGGCTGCCTGATCGCCCAGGGCGAGGTGGTGGTGGTGAACGACAAGTTCGGCATCCGCCTGACCGATATCATCACGCCTTCCGAACGCATCCGAAAACTGAATAAATGA
- a CDS encoding flagellar assembly protein FliH yields MKSFGDNRPSTLAARQAQQEEEERLAREQAALAEAQAAEEAAMYAEPEQHPDYPTEEELDAIREEARQQGYEAGYTAGHADGQAQALDEAREATAKTLEPVAEIAGNFSTALREADQLIANEVLELALHLAKGMLKTALPAKPELILPIVRDAIQYLPVLQPPAILALNPEDAHVVREGLGEELEKDGWSVIEDPSIGRGGCKIDTASNQIDAQAASRWQRLTHALGKDVNWLD; encoded by the coding sequence ATGAAATCCTTCGGCGACAACCGCCCCAGCACGCTGGCGGCGCGTCAAGCCCAGCAGGAGGAAGAGGAGCGCCTGGCGCGCGAACAGGCGGCCCTGGCCGAAGCCCAGGCTGCCGAAGAGGCAGCCATGTACGCCGAGCCGGAGCAGCACCCCGACTACCCCACCGAGGAAGAGCTCGACGCCATCCGCGAGGAGGCGCGCCAGCAGGGCTATGAGGCCGGCTATACGGCCGGCCATGCCGATGGCCAGGCCCAGGCCTTGGACGAGGCGCGCGAGGCAACGGCCAAGACGCTCGAGCCGGTGGCCGAGATCGCCGGCAATTTCAGCACCGCGCTGCGCGAGGCTGACCAGCTGATCGCCAACGAGGTGCTGGAACTGGCCCTGCACCTGGCCAAGGGCATGCTCAAAACCGCCCTGCCGGCCAAGCCGGAACTGATCCTGCCCATTGTGCGCGACGCCATCCAGTACCTGCCGGTGCTGCAGCCGCCCGCCATCCTGGCCCTCAATCCCGAAGACGCGCACGTGGTGCGCGAGGGCTTGGGCGAGGAACTGGAAAAGGATGGCTGGAGCGTGATCGAAGACCCCAGCATCGGCCGCGGCGGCTGCAAGATCGACACCGCCAGCAACCAGATCGACGCCCAGGCGGCATCGCGCTGGCAGCGCCTGACCCATGCGCTGGGCAAGGATGTGAACTGGCTCGACTGA
- the fliG gene encoding flagellar motor switch protein FliG: protein MTENTGLQKAAILMLAMGEAEAAEVMKFLGPREVLKLGAAMATMKNVPHEQVVATLDDFRDHVAAASTVGLDSDEYIRQVLTKALGDDKASVLLSRILGGKDASGIESLKWMDSQSVAELIRNEHPQIIATILVHLERDQACEILGHFTDRLRNDAVLRIATLDGVQPAALRELNDVLTKLLSGNENIKKSTLGGIRTAAEILNFMSGEQESSVMDNIKNYDNDMAQKIMDEMFVFDNLIDVEDRGIQLLLREVQSEMLIIALKGASQELRDKVFRNMSARASEMMREDLESKGPVRLSEVETQQKQILQIVRRLADEGQIVLGGKGEDSFV, encoded by the coding sequence ATGACTGAGAATACCGGCTTGCAAAAGGCCGCCATCCTGATGCTGGCGATGGGCGAGGCCGAGGCCGCCGAGGTGATGAAATTCCTCGGCCCGCGCGAAGTGCTGAAGCTGGGCGCGGCCATGGCCACCATGAAAAACGTGCCGCACGAGCAAGTCGTGGCCACGCTCGACGATTTCCGCGACCATGTGGCGGCGGCCTCCACCGTGGGCCTCGATTCGGACGAGTACATCCGCCAGGTGCTGACCAAGGCGCTGGGCGACGACAAGGCCTCGGTGCTGCTGTCGCGCATCCTGGGCGGCAAGGACGCCTCCGGCATCGAAAGCTTGAAGTGGATGGATTCGCAGTCGGTGGCCGAGCTGATCCGCAACGAGCACCCGCAGATCATCGCCACCATCCTGGTCCACCTGGAGCGCGACCAGGCTTGCGAGATCCTCGGCCATTTCACCGACCGCCTGCGCAACGACGCGGTGCTGCGCATCGCCACCCTGGACGGCGTGCAGCCGGCCGCGCTGCGCGAATTGAACGATGTGCTGACAAAACTGCTGTCGGGCAATGAAAACATCAAGAAATCGACGCTGGGCGGCATCCGCACGGCGGCCGAGATTCTGAACTTCATGAGCGGCGAGCAGGAAAGCTCGGTCATGGACAATATCAAGAACTACGACAACGATATGGCGCAGAAGATCATGGACGAGATGTTCGTGTTCGACAACCTGATCGATGTCGAAGACCGCGGCATCCAGCTGCTGCTGCGCGAGGTGCAGTCGGAAATGCTGATCATCGCGCTGAAAGGCGCGTCGCAGGAGCTGCGCGACAAGGTCTTCCGCAATATGTCGGCGCGCGCCTCGGAAATGATGCGCGAAGACCTCGAATCGAAAGGTCCAGTGCGCCTGTCGGAAGTGGAAACCCAGCAGAAACAGATTCTGCAGATCGTGCGGCGCCTGGCCGACGAAGGCCAGATCGTTCTAGGCGGCAAAGGCGAGGATTCGTTTGTCTGA
- the fliI gene encoding flagellar protein export ATPase FliI has product MADDADDGAAPARAPRAPVDTGSAQGHAGRWRAYLNDCAVLSDFVEPMQVSGRVTRVAGLVMEAVGLRLAVGAACTVPLPSGGKVEAEVVGFEGERLFLMPQSDVEGIVPGTRVFPVEQTIPRPGSVNHPRRRPSDRARHLPVGPELLGRVLDGAGRPLDNLGPIHTTDSAPINVRPANPLGRAPIVETLDVGVRCINAMLTVGRGQRMGLFAGSGVGKSVLLGMMARYTEADIIVVGLIGERGREVKEFIEQILGEEGLARSVVVAAPADTPPLMRMQGAAYATAIAEHFRDKGQNVLLIMDSLTRYAMAQREIALAIGEPPATKGYPPSVFAKLPVLVERAGNGQLGGGSITAFYTVLTEGDDQQDPIADSARAILDGHIVLNRRLAEAGHYPAIDIEQSISRAMHSITSHEHQNESRHLKQLFSRYERSRDLIAVGAYTPGTDPVLDQAIGLHDKIEHFLQQQITERVDMAQSLGQLTALFD; this is encoded by the coding sequence ATGGCCGACGACGCGGACGACGGCGCGGCCCCGGCCCGCGCGCCGCGCGCCCCGGTCGATACCGGCAGCGCCCAGGGCCACGCCGGCCGCTGGCGCGCCTACCTCAACGATTGCGCCGTGCTCAGCGATTTTGTCGAACCGATGCAGGTTTCGGGCCGCGTCACGCGCGTGGCCGGCCTGGTGATGGAAGCGGTCGGCCTGCGCCTGGCCGTGGGCGCGGCCTGCACCGTGCCCCTGCCCAGCGGCGGCAAGGTGGAAGCCGAAGTGGTCGGTTTCGAGGGCGAACGTCTGTTCCTGATGCCGCAAAGCGATGTCGAAGGCATCGTGCCCGGCACCCGCGTGTTTCCGGTCGAGCAGACCATTCCGCGCCCGGGCAGCGTCAACCATCCGCGCCGCCGCCCGAGCGACCGCGCGCGCCACCTGCCAGTCGGGCCGGAACTGCTGGGCCGCGTGCTCGACGGCGCCGGCCGCCCGCTCGACAATCTCGGCCCCATCCATACCACCGACAGCGCGCCGATCAATGTGCGCCCGGCCAATCCGCTGGGCCGCGCGCCCATCGTGGAAACCCTGGATGTCGGCGTGCGCTGCATCAACGCCATGCTGACCGTGGGCCGCGGCCAGCGCATGGGCCTGTTCGCCGGTTCCGGCGTCGGCAAATCCGTGCTGCTGGGCATGATGGCGCGCTATACGGAGGCCGACATCATCGTGGTCGGCCTGATCGGCGAACGGGGCCGCGAGGTCAAGGAATTCATCGAACAAATTCTCGGCGAGGAAGGCTTGGCGCGCTCGGTGGTGGTGGCGGCCCCGGCCGACACGCCGCCGCTGATGCGCATGCAGGGTGCGGCTTATGCCACGGCCATTGCCGAACATTTCCGCGACAAGGGCCAGAACGTGCTGCTGATCATGGACTCGCTGACGCGCTATGCCATGGCGCAGCGCGAAATCGCGCTTGCCATCGGCGAGCCACCCGCCACCAAAGGCTATCCGCCTTCGGTCTTCGCCAAGCTGCCGGTGCTGGTCGAACGGGCCGGCAACGGCCAGCTCGGCGGCGGCTCCATCACCGCCTTCTACACCGTGCTGACCGAGGGCGACGACCAGCAGGATCCGATCGCCGACTCGGCGCGCGCCATCCTGGATGGCCACATCGTGCTCAACCGCCGTCTGGCTGAGGCCGGCCACTACCCGGCCATCGATATCGAACAGTCGATCAGCCGCGCCATGCACTCGATCACCTCGCACGAGCACCAGAACGAGTCGCGCCACCTGAAGCAGCTGTTCTCGCGCTATGAACGCAGCCGCGACCTGATCGCCGTCGGCGCCTACACGCCCGGCACCGACCCGGTGCTGGACCAGGCCATCGGCTTGCATGACAAGATCGAGCATTTTTTACAACAGCAGATCACCGAGCGCGTCGATATGGCCCAGAGTTTGGGGCAACTTACCGCTCTATTCGATTGA
- the fliM gene encoding flagellar motor switch protein FliM, whose translation MADNFLSQEEVDALLKGVNGDQDDAQAPEEVAGVRTYNLATQERIVRGRMPTLEIINERFARLLRVGLFNFLRRSAEVSVGSVRVSKYSEFIRNLVVPTNLNLVHMKPLRGTALMVFDPGLVFLLVDNLFGGDGRFHTRVEGRDFTQTEQRIILRILDIVFEAYTKSWEPVYPVEFEYIRSEMNTQFANIATPNEVVVASTFTVELGSVSGQIHFCMPYSMIEPIRDALTSSLQGEALEVDKRWIRLMTQQIQIAEVELVARLGTARVSFDEILNMRVGDIIPLSIPESIEATVDGVPVLDCTYGVMNGQYALKVEKLLANADNLK comes from the coding sequence ATGGCTGATAATTTTCTCTCCCAGGAAGAAGTCGATGCCCTCTTAAAGGGCGTCAACGGCGACCAGGACGACGCCCAGGCGCCGGAAGAAGTCGCGGGTGTCCGGACCTATAATCTGGCCACCCAGGAGCGCATCGTCCGGGGCCGCATGCCGACCCTGGAAATTATCAATGAACGCTTCGCCCGCCTGCTGCGCGTCGGCCTGTTCAACTTCCTGCGCCGCAGCGCCGAAGTGTCGGTCGGTTCGGTGCGCGTCTCCAAGTACAGCGAATTCATCCGCAACCTGGTGGTGCCGACCAATCTGAATCTGGTGCACATGAAGCCGCTGCGCGGCACGGCCCTGATGGTCTTCGATCCGGGCCTGGTCTTCCTGCTGGTGGACAATCTGTTCGGCGGCGACGGCCGCTTCCACACCCGGGTCGAGGGCCGCGACTTTACCCAGACCGAGCAGCGCATCATCCTGCGCATCCTGGATATCGTGTTCGAGGCTTATACCAAGTCCTGGGAACCGGTGTATCCGGTCGAGTTCGAATACATCCGTTCCGAGATGAACACCCAGTTCGCCAATATCGCCACGCCCAACGAGGTGGTGGTGGCCTCCACCTTCACCGTGGAACTGGGTTCGGTGTCGGGCCAGATCCACTTCTGCATGCCCTACTCGATGATCGAGCCGATCCGCGACGCCCTGACCTCCTCGCTGCAGGGCGAGGCGCTGGAAGTGGACAAGCGCTGGATCCGCCTGATGACGCAGCAGATCCAGATCGCCGAGGTGGAGCTGGTGGCGCGCCTGGGCACGGCCCGCGTCAGCTTCGACGAGATCCTGAATATGCGCGTGGGCGACATCATTCCGCTGTCCATCCCGGAAAGCATCGAGGCCACCGTGGACGGCGTGCCCGTGCTCGATTGCACCTATGGGGTAATGAATGGACAATACGCGCTGAAGGTGGAGAAATTGCTGGCCAATGCCGATAACCTCAAATAA
- the fliL gene encoding flagellar basal body-associated protein FliL: MKAEAKADASPAGGGKKKMMIIILAAVLVLGAGGGGAAWFLTKGASADHEEEAPKAKKGKKSHKAAGPPVYVPVEPFTVNLQPDTEGSEQYLQLAFTLQVGSLEEVEIVKQNMPKVRSRVLLLLSSKHASEINTPEGKQQLSSEIIEQMKLPFEDRGDSQDVSEVLFTSFIIQ; encoded by the coding sequence ATGAAAGCGGAAGCCAAGGCCGATGCGTCGCCAGCGGGCGGCGGCAAGAAAAAAATGATGATCATCATCCTCGCCGCCGTGCTGGTGCTGGGCGCCGGCGGCGGTGGTGCGGCCTGGTTCCTGACCAAGGGCGCCAGCGCCGACCATGAAGAGGAAGCGCCGAAGGCCAAGAAGGGCAAGAAATCGCACAAGGCGGCCGGCCCGCCCGTGTATGTGCCGGTCGAGCCGTTCACCGTCAATCTGCAGCCCGACACCGAAGGTTCGGAGCAGTATCTGCAACTGGCCTTCACCCTGCAGGTGGGCAGTCTGGAAGAGGTCGAAATCGTCAAGCAGAATATGCCCAAGGTGCGCAGCCGCGTGCTGCTGCTGTTGTCGAGCAAGCACGCCTCGGAAATCAATACGCCGGAAGGCAAGCAGCAGCTCAGCAGCGAAATCATCGAGCAGATGAAGCTGCCGTTCGAGGACCGGGGCGATTCGCAGGATGTCAGCGAAGTCCTGTTCACCTCCTTTATCATTCAGTAA
- a CDS encoding flagellar hook-length control protein FliK, with amino-acid sequence MQTPITTNPFLAPASGMTPPKQPPGSSSDDLFRSTLARQMEQRQPAPMTPAPAARPAPAQAQPPRPAPAANSNPAAPAKPAQPAPNAQNSPNTQNAQATQDSAPAKPQNQGGSASQAEAGPATAPATTTTGSTAGAKDGTEDGTKAASAEDAAAQLLAMMASLNGQNTAPAADSATAAAAAAAAAQAAAAEAAAKAALSGSGSASVTASSGDSAQAAAGADAATLAALSASAADAAKDKAGALTIDPALARSAGSSGNADGAEPAVPADFSASLAQAKAAPAPQAGAHAASGGELAEAMVSLNKAGKPEAKAGDAGADATTGLSDTAGEPAVRARPGSEAPQGATAPALGAAQAKVDEISRGVRAQNTQGEVMTVQRESAPAPQAMPAMAQTGQATLQAANAVASNQLQARVGSQAWDQQLGQKVVWMAAGGEQSASLTLNPPDLGPLQVVLSISNDQASASFTAAQPEVRQALENALPKLRDMMNEAGIQLGNATVSAGSQEQQEAFARQAGGNRGQGGRGTGSGSGTGDDSAAVAAAPQRVRSGLGVVDTFA; translated from the coding sequence ATGCAGACACCGATCACCACCAATCCCTTCCTGGCCCCGGCTTCCGGCATGACGCCGCCCAAGCAGCCGCCGGGCAGCAGCTCCGATGATCTGTTCCGCAGCACGCTGGCGCGCCAGATGGAGCAGCGCCAGCCCGCTCCCATGACGCCTGCCCCGGCAGCGCGCCCGGCGCCAGCTCAGGCCCAGCCGCCGCGTCCGGCACCCGCCGCGAACAGCAATCCAGCCGCGCCGGCCAAACCGGCCCAGCCGGCGCCCAACGCCCAGAACAGCCCGAATACGCAAAACGCCCAGGCCACCCAGGACAGCGCGCCAGCCAAGCCGCAGAATCAGGGCGGCAGCGCCAGCCAGGCCGAAGCCGGCCCAGCCACCGCCCCGGCAACGACGACCACCGGCAGCACTGCCGGCGCCAAGGACGGTACGGAAGACGGCACCAAAGCGGCCAGCGCCGAGGATGCCGCCGCCCAGCTATTGGCCATGATGGCCAGCCTGAACGGCCAGAACACCGCGCCGGCCGCCGATAGCGCCACCGCGGCCGCCGCCGCTGCGGCAGCCGCCCAGGCGGCGGCAGCGGAAGCAGCCGCCAAAGCAGCCCTGAGCGGCAGTGGCAGCGCCAGCGTCACCGCCAGCAGCGGCGACAGCGCCCAGGCAGCAGCCGGCGCGGATGCCGCGACGCTGGCGGCCCTCAGCGCCAGCGCAGCCGATGCCGCCAAAGACAAAGCGGGCGCCCTGACCATCGACCCGGCCCTGGCGCGCAGCGCCGGCAGCAGCGGCAATGCCGACGGCGCGGAGCCAGCCGTGCCGGCAGATTTCAGCGCCAGCCTGGCCCAGGCCAAGGCCGCGCCTGCCCCGCAGGCCGGCGCCCATGCCGCCAGCGGCGGCGAGCTGGCCGAAGCGATGGTCAGCCTGAACAAAGCCGGCAAGCCGGAAGCCAAGGCGGGCGATGCCGGCGCCGACGCCACGACCGGACTCAGCGATACGGCTGGCGAGCCGGCCGTGCGCGCCCGTCCGGGCAGCGAGGCGCCGCAGGGCGCCACCGCCCCAGCCCTGGGCGCGGCCCAGGCCAAGGTCGACGAGATCAGCCGTGGCGTGCGCGCCCAGAACACCCAGGGCGAAGTAATGACGGTGCAGCGCGAGAGCGCGCCCGCGCCCCAGGCCATGCCCGCCATGGCCCAGACTGGCCAGGCCACGCTGCAGGCGGCCAATGCGGTCGCCTCCAACCAGCTGCAGGCGCGCGTCGGCAGCCAGGCCTGGGACCAGCAATTGGGCCAGAAAGTGGTGTGGATGGCGGCCGGCGGCGAGCAGAGCGCCTCGCTGACCCTGAATCCGCCCGACCTGGGACCGCTGCAAGTGGTGCTGAGCATTTCCAACGACCAGGCCAGCGCCAGCTTCACGGCCGCCCAGCCGGAAGTGCGCCAGGCGCTGGAAAACGCCCTGCCCAAGCTGCGCGACATGATGAATGAAGCAGGCATCCAACTTGGCAACGCCACCGTCTCGGCCGGCAGCCAGGAACAGCAGGAAGCCTTCGCCCGCCAGGCCGGCGGCAACCGGGGCCAGGGCGGCCGCGGCACCGGTTCCGGCAGCGGCACGGGCGACGATAGTGCAGCGGTCGCGGCGGCCCCGCAGCGCGTGCGCAGCGGCCTCGGTGTGGTCGATACCTTTGCTTAA
- the fliO gene encoding flagellar biosynthetic protein FliO, translated as MKPGFPRAALLAAGCTLLLAAGAAPAQHSASGSIATQTSPAPAAAGQEAGASLSAAPAPSGTVNATDAAASAPAAGAATATPEQQAALAGARPAQNAGLAPSGPSAAGSLLQTTLALAVVLGLLVGLAWLLKRFGPRSIASGNTVKLVGALSVGARERILVVEVGEQWIVVGASPGRMNALATMPRQEGVADALPQQNLPGANFAEWFKQTIDKRNDK; from the coding sequence ATGAAGCCTGGTTTCCCTCGCGCCGCCCTGCTGGCGGCTGGCTGTACCCTCCTCCTCGCCGCCGGCGCCGCGCCGGCCCAGCACAGCGCCTCCGGCAGCATCGCCACCCAGACCAGCCCCGCTCCGGCGGCGGCCGGCCAGGAGGCGGGCGCATCCCTCAGCGCAGCCCCTGCCCCGAGCGGGACGGTGAACGCGACCGATGCAGCGGCCAGCGCGCCTGCAGCGGGCGCTGCCACCGCCACGCCGGAACAGCAGGCGGCGCTGGCCGGCGCGCGTCCGGCGCAGAATGCGGGACTGGCGCCCAGCGGCCCTTCGGCCGCCGGTTCGCTGCTGCAAACCACCCTGGCCCTGGCCGTGGTGCTGGGCCTGCTGGTCGGCCTGGCCTGGCTGCTCAAGCGCTTCGGCCCGCGCAGCATCGCCAGCGGCAATACCGTGAAGCTGGTGGGCGCGCTCAGCGTCGGCGCGCGCGAACGCATCCTGGTGGTGGAAGTGGGCGAACAATGGATCGTGGTGGGCGCTTCGCCCGGCCGCATGAATGCGCTGGCCACCATGCCGCGCCAGGAAGGCGTGGCCGATGCGCTGCCGCAGCAGAACCTGCCGGGCGCCAATTTCGCCGAATGGTTCAAACAGACGATCGACAAACGCAATGATAAATAA
- the fliP gene encoding flagellar type III secretion system pore protein FliP (The bacterial flagellar biogenesis protein FliP forms a type III secretion system (T3SS)-type pore required for flagellar assembly.) produces the protein MINKQSAGKLLLAGAALALPLWAAAEPTIPAFTSTPAAGGGTSYGLSLQTLILMTALTFIPAALLMMTGFTRIVIVLSLLRQALGTQSAPPNQVMIGLALFLTFFTMGPVFDRIYTEAYQPLQENKITMLQALDKGAAPLKTFMMKQTRQSDLALFVKISRSPALQGPEDVPLRILVPAFITSELKTAFQIGFAIFIPFLIIDMVVASVLMSMGMMMMSPAVISLPFKLMLFVLVDGWQLLLGSLAQSFY, from the coding sequence ATGATAAATAAGCAGTCCGCGGGCAAGCTCCTGCTGGCCGGCGCCGCGCTGGCCTTGCCCCTGTGGGCGGCGGCGGAACCGACGATTCCCGCGTTTACCAGCACGCCGGCGGCCGGCGGCGGCACCAGTTACGGCCTGTCGCTGCAAACGCTGATCCTGATGACGGCGCTGACCTTCATCCCGGCGGCGCTCTTAATGATGACCGGCTTCACCCGCATCGTGATCGTGCTCTCGCTGCTGCGCCAGGCGCTCGGCACGCAGTCGGCGCCGCCCAACCAGGTGATGATCGGCCTGGCCCTGTTCCTGACCTTCTTCACCATGGGGCCGGTGTTCGACCGCATCTATACCGAGGCGTACCAGCCGCTGCAGGAAAACAAGATCACCATGCTGCAGGCGCTGGACAAGGGCGCGGCCCCGCTCAAGACGTTCATGATGAAGCAGACGCGCCAGTCCGACCTGGCCCTGTTCGTCAAGATTTCGCGCTCGCCGGCGCTGCAGGGGCCGGAAGACGTGCCGCTGCGCATCCTGGTGCCGGCCTTCATCACCAGCGAACTGAAGACCGCTTTCCAGATCGGCTTCGCCATCTTCATCCCCTTCCTCATCATCGATATGGTGGTGGCTTCGGTGCTGATGTCGATGGGGATGATGATGATGTCGCCGGCCGTGATTTCGCTGCCATTCAAGCTGATGCTGTTCGTGCTGGTCGATGGCTGGCAACTGCTGCTGGGTTCGCTGGCCCAGAGCTTCTACTAA
- the fliJ gene encoding flagellar export protein FliJ produces MASQTQLETLIDLARRETDDAAKRLGAALKAASEAEEKLNMLLGYRDEYGKRFDETQQAGITPTAYRNFQAFMAKLDTAIQGQRDIVLHMQQRGALEKSSWQAAERKRMSYSTLRDRAVAQQQKVEAKRDQKAMDEHASRQAFFKR; encoded by the coding sequence ATGGCCTCGCAAACCCAACTGGAAACCCTGATCGACCTGGCGCGCCGCGAAACCGACGATGCGGCCAAGCGCCTGGGCGCGGCCTTGAAAGCGGCCAGCGAGGCCGAGGAAAAGCTGAATATGCTGCTCGGCTACCGCGACGAATATGGCAAGCGTTTCGATGAAACCCAGCAGGCCGGCATCACGCCCACGGCTTACCGCAACTTCCAGGCTTTCATGGCGAAACTGGACACGGCGATCCAGGGCCAGCGCGACATCGTGCTGCATATGCAGCAGCGCGGCGCGCTGGAGAAAAGCAGTTGGCAGGCGGCCGAACGCAAGCGCATGTCGTATTCCACCTTGCGCGACCGGGCCGTGGCCCAGCAGCAGAAGGTGGAAGCCAAGCGCGACCAGAAGGCCATGGACGAACATGCGTCCCGGCAGGCATTTTTCAAGCGCTGA
- the fliQ gene encoding flagellar biosynthesis protein FliQ: protein MTPETVMTMGRQAMEVTLMVAAPLLLVALVIGLVVSIFQAATQINESTLSFIPKLVGVFVALVVAGPWMLSVMLDYMRQVLTGIPALVS from the coding sequence ATGACGCCCGAAACCGTCATGACCATGGGCCGCCAGGCCATGGAAGTCACGCTGATGGTGGCCGCGCCGCTGCTGCTGGTGGCCCTGGTCATCGGCCTGGTGGTCAGCATCTTCCAGGCCGCGACCCAGATCAATGAGTCGACGCTGTCCTTCATTCCCAAGCTGGTGGGCGTGTTCGTGGCCCTGGTGGTGGCCGGGCCGTGGATGCTGTCGGTCATGCTCGACTATATGCGCCAGGTGCTGACGGGCATACCCGCCCTGGTCAGCTGA